One segment of Pyricularia oryzae 70-15 chromosome 3, whole genome shotgun sequence DNA contains the following:
- a CDS encoding potassium:hydrogen antiporter, with translation MSAATITAAPVATAASQAGIFEGMNPTVFNPSDPIVLFIIQATIVIGLTRLLYWPLAKIHEPKVIAEVITGIILGPSVMGRIPGFTATIFPPASMAPFRLAANIGLVLYLFLVGLEIDLSYLLRNWRIAVSVASFDMAIPFGLGVALAYGLYNEFKDEQGIAPISFGVYALFIGIAIAITAFPVLCRILTSLKLLNSNVGVIVLTSGIINDVVGWILLALCVTLVNSGAGITALYILLVAVGFSLFLAYAVRPAFMWVLHKTHSLENGPTQGVVALTIFMVLASAFFTSIIGVHSIFGAFMVGLMCPHQGGFAVKLTEKIEDLVAVIFVPLFFALSGINTNLGLLDSGRIWAYVFAVIFVAFFSKLIGGTIGARLNGLVWRESFTIGTLMSCKGLVELIVLNIGREARILSTRTFTIFVVMALVTTFLTSPLVMWLYPPSYQQKLELWKQGKIDWDGNPIHPSEEEETGAAGALDKKDIATRLLVYIRADGLSSVLSTVSLFTSAGVQTESDSPAPFVDPNAAVHLNGESMKEGITPATATLMRPRPERLPLLRVHGYRLVELSERNSSVMQVADIEQYAAHDPIIKAFGTSANTASRDVVISGKIAVVPQNSFADTLADEAGNSRSDLILVPWSETGSISEVPSLYGGVPSTDPLCNDSFAQLATGIFDAAKNVAAVGVYLDRTLIAKSDAGVTETVAEGKRYQLTRHTTGISLVDTQPDRLAAKFFSAEHRKKVIRVFFAGTEDDLFAVRLALQLSRSGSTELQVTVCYHHRDNGFIADFERLRAKIEQGPESGSVIFTTVEPQPAQPSVSEGEPSTGTTRGSDVLAALAGDEAHRNITTILIVGRTSTLTSSEPSEYFEVRSALGNVATRAAAEIRRCGAKNISILVVQARKVAVALPSTTSGPSGQTFERKASHESQASDIGEHAA, from the exons ATGTCTGCTGCAACAATAACTGCGGCGCCTGTCGCCACGGCAGCGTCTCAGGCCGGCATCTTTGAGGGCATGAACCCAACAGTGTTCAATCCTTCAGACCCGATTGTACTCTTCATAATCCAAGCTACGATCGTCATTGGGTTGACACGGCTTCTGTACTGGCCTCTGGCCAAGATACACGAGCCAAAGGTCATTGCGGAAGTCATCACG GGAATTATACTGGGACCTTCAGTCATGGGCCGCATCCCAGGCTTCACAGCTACTATATTCCCGCCTGCATCCATGGCGCCGTTCCGCTTGGCAGCCAACATCGGCCTGGTGCTGTATCTGTTTCTGGTCGGCCTCGAGATTGATCTCAGCTACCTTCTGCGCAACTGGCGCATTGCCGTTAGCGTCGCGAGCTTCGACATGGCAATCCCCTTTGGCTTGGGCGTCGCTCTCGCTTATGGTCTATACAACGAGTTCAAAGACGAGCAGGGAATTGCGCCCATTTCTTTTGGTGTCTATGCACTGTTTATCGGCATCGCCATTGCTATCACGGCATTTCCGGTACTCTGTCGAATCCTGACCTCGCTCAAGCTCCTCAACAGCAACGTCGGCGTCATTGTTCTCACGTCAGGCATCATTAATGATGTCGTCGGATGGATCTTGCTCGCGTTGTGCGTCACTCTCGTCAATTCTGGCGCCGGCATCACAGCCCTATATATTCTCCTGGTCGCCGTCGGGTTCAGCTTGTTCTTGGCCTATGCAGTCCGACCGGCATTCATGTGGGTGCTGCACAAGACGCACAGTTTGGAAAATGGCCCAACTCAAGGTGTGGTGGCTCTGACCATATTTATGGTTCTTGCCTCTGCCTTCTTTACCAGCATCATCGGCGTGCACTCCATCTTTGGTGCCTTTATGGTCGGTCTCATGTGCCCCCATCAGGGTGGTTTCGCCGTCAAGCTGACAGAAAAGATTGAAGACCTGGTTGCTGTCATCTTTGTCCCTCTTTTCTTTGCGCTCTCTGGTATCAACACGAACCTTGGCCTTTTGGATAGTGGCAGGATTTGGGCTTATGTCTTTGCCGTCATCTTTGTCGCCTTCTTCAGCAAACTCATCGGCGGTACCATAGGTGCCAGGCTGAACGGTCTCGTGTGGCGCGAGTCCTTTACCATCGGTACGCTGATGTCGTGCAAGGGTCTCGTCGAACTTATTGTCCTCAACATCGGCCGGGAGGCTCGCATTCTCTCGACCAGAACCTTTACAATCTTCGTCGTCATGGCTCTTGTTACGACATTTTTGACTTCGCCCCTCGTCATGTGGCTATACCCTCCTTCATATCAGCAAAAGCTTGAACTATGGAAACAAGGCAAAATTGATTGGGATGGAAACCCGATACATCCATCCGAAGAAGAGGAGACCGGTGCCGCAGGTGCCCTCGACAAGAAGGATATTGCCACCCGTCTTCTGGTTTATATCCGAGCAGATGGTCTCTCGAGCGTTTTGTCCACTGTTTCCCTTTTCACCAGCGCAGGTGTGCAAACCGAGTCGGACTCTCCGGCACCATTTGTGGACCCTAATGCCGCAGTCCACCTCAACGGCGAGAGCATGAAAGAAGGCATTACTCCGGCCACCGCAACTCTGATGCGGCCTCGACCCGAGAGGCTGCCGTTGCTCCGCGTCCATGGTTACCGGCTCGTGGAGTTGAGCGAGCGCAACTCGTCAGTCATGCAGGTCGCTGATATTGAGCAGTACGCAGCACATGACCCCATCATCAAGGCGTTTGGCACATCGGCCAACACAGCCAGTAGGGACGTTGTCATATCTGGCAAGATTGCCGTGGTCCCCCAGAACTCCTTCGCCGACACTCTGGCGGATGAGGCAGGCAACTCACGGAGTGACTTGATCCTCGTGCCGTGGAGTGAGACCGGGAGCATTTCGGAGGTGCCGTCACTATATGGCGGTGTCCCCAGCACCGATCCCCTTTGTAATGACAGCTTTGCGCAGCTCGCGACTGGCATCTTTGACGCGGCCAAGAATGTCGCTGCTGTCGGTGTCTACCTCGACCGTACTCTGATCGCCAAGTCTGACGCCGGTGTAACCGAGACAGTGGCGGAGGGCAAACGATACCAGCTCACGAGGCATACCACCGGCATTAGCCTTGTCGACACCCAGCCGGACCGCTTGGCAGCCAAGTTCTTCTCGGCAGAGCACAGGAAAAAGGTCATTCGGGTCTTCTTCGCCGGTACTGAGGATGATTTGTTTGCCGTGCGACTTGCCCTTCAGCTCTCACGGTCGGGTTCGACGGAATTACAAGTCACAGTCTGCTACCATCACCGCGATAACGGCTTCATTGCCGACTTTGAGAGGCTCAGGGCCAAGATTGAGCAGGGTCCCGAGAGTGGAAGCGTCATCTTTACGACAGTCGAGCCACAACCTGCTCAGCCATCGGTATCAGAGGGAGAACCGTCCACTGGCACTACACGGGGCTCGGATGTACTTGCTGCTCTGGCCGGGGACGAGGCACATCGGAATATCACCACAATTCTTATTGTCGGCCGCACCTCTACATTGACATCGTCGGAGCCCAGTGAATACTTCGAAGTGCGGAGTGCACTAGGCAACGTCGCTACACGTGCGGCAGCCGAAATCAGAAGGTGCGGCGCCAAGAACATCAGTATTCTGGTTGTTCAGGCTAGAAAGGTTGCCGTTGCGCTACCTAGCACCACTTCGGGGCCGTCGGGACAGACTTTCGAGAGGAAAGCAAGTCATGAGAGCCAGGCTAGCGACATTGGCGAACATGCGGCGTAA